A genomic window from Vitis riparia cultivar Riparia Gloire de Montpellier isolate 1030 chromosome 18, EGFV_Vit.rip_1.0, whole genome shotgun sequence includes:
- the LOC117905834 gene encoding uncharacterized protein LOC117905834 yields the protein MILGGSPHPFFDRKTSIVSKYISELDDCEKLFIPMHDDCPGHWYLCVIDFKDFDIQILDSLRSKSRDEFRFKSVKKVGKMSSNSPLIGLLRFQPKIMGGTVECMSLDICRDSKMVIR from the exons ATGATTTTGGGCGGGAGTCCTCATCCTTTTTTCGATAGAAAAACATCCATCGTGAGTAAGTACATTAGCGAATTGGATGATTGCGAGAAG CTATTTATTCCAATGCATGACGATTGCCCTGGTCATTGGTATCTGTGCGTCATTGACTTCAAAGACTTTgatatccaaattttggattcattacgATCGAAGAGTCGGGACGAGTTCCGGTTTAAGAGTGTGAAAAAAGTG GGAAAGATGTCTTCCAATTCTCCATTGATTGGGCTCCTTCGATTCCAACCCAAGATAATGG gtGGGACTGTGGAGTGCATGTCATTAGACATATGCAGAGATTCAAAAATGGTGATTCGATGA